The Chitinophaga pinensis DSM 2588 region CAGGCTTGTTTTTGTAAAAGGGAAATACGTATCCAGCGAGATAAAACCCTGTGCCACGCCTGTCACAGCCAGTTCAGGAACGCTGAACTGATACGGAATCGTTATACCATAACCGTAATCGATCGTCCCTAAAATAACATGGTCGCGAAAGGCATTTTCTTTTTTGCTGATCATGAGCTGGTAAGTGCTGTCGACCAGTAGTTTCCCGCCATGCAGGTTATTATTCCATTTTACGAGATCTTCTCCAGAGGATACCAGTCCGCCGGCAGCAGCAAACACATCCAGGTAAGACGGCTCTTCCCTCCTTTCTCCATTTTCAAGCACATATCCCTTACAAAGGTTTTTATAAGATCGGCCCCTTGGGTGCGAACTATGTTGCATCCCGCATAAGCGGAACAAATCATTACAAAGGTCCGGAAAGGACTTACCGGATGTTTTCTCTACGATCTGCGACAGCAGGTCATAACCGAGAAAGCCATACTGAAAGCGGCTGCCAGGTTTGAACGCCAGTGGTTTATCTAACGCTGTAATACCATGCGTATGCGTCAGCAGATGATGAATCGTGACGGTATCTGCCCATTTTTCTG contains the following coding sequences:
- a CDS encoding serine hydrolase domain-containing protein; this translates as MTQRILFLIAILFSFNHLFAQQQTIKRIDSLLSATSQTPFNGVIVLSTGGKTFYRKTAGFANFDQKKAITNESEFIIGSISKQITAVIVLRELDKGHLRLEDPIRRYLPQLTEKWADTVTIHHLLTHTHGITALDKPLAFKPGSRFQYGFLGYDLLSQIVEKTSGKSFPDLCNDLFRLCGMQHSSHPRGRSYKNLCKGYVLENGERREEPSYLDVFAAAGGLVSSGEDLVKWNNNLHGGKLLVDSTYQLMISKKENAFRDHVILGTIDYGYGITIPYQFSVPELAVTGVAQGFISLDTYFPFTKTSLVILENVATDMQELKNSFYYHEQILKIVREAL